One window from the genome of Natronomonas pharaonis DSM 2160 encodes:
- a CDS encoding PAS domain S-box protein, whose protein sequence is MNERLYRQVVEESNDGIRVVQDGTVVFVNERLCEMTGYDEAEILGTSKADIVAPEYKQTVEAHHHARVAGEPAPSQYEVELETAGGERLPVELSATRIDYEGEPASLVLHRDISQRKREEAATEQARAQLRQVIDLVPDPVFAIDGDGEYVLVNEAMATLFGTTPQAMVGETPAALGRPALVDRLHDSDESVLESGDRLERAAVELPRDDGADMTVQLTKIPYTVAGTGEKAVLGYARDITARLASEERLETQRDNLELLNQVVRHDIRNDLQLVTAYAEILEDHVDEAGQEHLETVVENATSAVELTRTARDVAAVVLRSDADRAPVDLGRVIEDQLAEVRSNYERAVVTTDGPVPSVTVLADDMLASVVRNLLTNAIEHNDTEPPTVTVSVTVAGEQAVVRVADDGPGIPDNRKEAIFERNERGLDSDGTGLGLYLVETLVNRYDGSIRVEDNDPRGSVFVVELPTIES, encoded by the coding sequence GTGAACGAGAGGTTATATCGGCAGGTCGTCGAGGAGAGCAACGACGGCATTCGGGTCGTGCAGGACGGGACGGTCGTATTCGTCAACGAACGGCTTTGCGAAATGACGGGCTACGACGAGGCGGAGATTCTCGGCACGTCGAAGGCAGACATCGTCGCCCCGGAGTACAAACAGACCGTCGAGGCCCACCACCACGCGCGGGTCGCTGGCGAGCCCGCACCGAGCCAGTACGAAGTCGAGCTTGAGACAGCCGGCGGAGAGCGGCTTCCGGTCGAGCTTTCGGCGACACGCATCGATTACGAGGGGGAGCCGGCGTCGCTGGTGCTGCACCGCGACATCAGCCAGCGGAAGCGCGAGGAGGCAGCGACAGAGCAGGCCAGAGCGCAACTTCGGCAGGTCATCGACCTCGTTCCGGACCCGGTGTTCGCAATCGACGGCGACGGCGAGTACGTCCTCGTCAACGAAGCGATGGCGACGCTGTTCGGAACGACGCCACAGGCGATGGTCGGGGAGACGCCGGCAGCGCTTGGCCGTCCGGCGCTTGTCGACCGGCTGCACGACAGCGACGAGTCAGTGCTGGAGTCGGGGGACCGACTGGAGCGGGCGGCCGTCGAACTTCCACGGGATGACGGCGCGGACATGACCGTACAGTTGACGAAGATTCCCTACACCGTCGCCGGGACAGGCGAGAAAGCGGTGCTCGGATACGCACGCGACATCACGGCTCGGCTGGCTTCGGAGGAGCGGCTGGAAACGCAGCGTGACAACCTCGAACTGCTGAATCAGGTCGTGCGGCACGACATCCGCAACGACCTCCAGCTTGTGACCGCCTATGCAGAAATCCTCGAAGACCACGTCGACGAGGCGGGGCAGGAACACCTCGAGACAGTCGTCGAAAACGCCACCAGCGCTGTCGAACTAACCCGAACAGCCCGTGATGTCGCGGCGGTCGTGCTACGGAGCGATGCTGACCGCGCTCCAGTTGATCTCGGCCGAGTTATCGAAGACCAGCTTGCGGAGGTCCGGTCGAACTACGAGCGTGCCGTCGTAACTACTGACGGTCCGGTACCGTCGGTGACCGTTCTGGCTGACGACATGCTGGCGTCGGTCGTCCGAAATCTCCTGACGAATGCCATCGAGCACAACGACACCGAGCCACCGACAGTAACGGTGTCAGTAACCGTCGCTGGCGAACAGGCGGTTGTTCGGGTTGCCGACGACGGACCGGGCATTCCGGACAACCGGAAAGAGGCCATCTTCGAGCGCAACGAGCGCGGCCTCGACAGCGACGGGACCGGGTTGGGGCTGTACCTCGTCGAGACGCTCGTCAACCGCTATGACGGGAGTATTCGGGTCGAAGACAACGACCCTCGGGGGTCGGTCTTCGTCGTTGAACTCCCGACGATAGAATCCTAA
- the tbsP gene encoding transcriptional regulator TbsP, whose translation METAQLESGVVGVVETAFTDGTDSLVVVDPSEETLAALVSASFDRTLPTLLVLAEERTLKDAMGDFVVASKAAALVEEGDLSLRVLSEPADNSVFAAEDQIVAPVPTGDGVAALSTDDGVVVDDVYESYHDRFETALDYDLRTPSITRVRETLEEALDEQTRADFDAVLEAVPEVRSRGDSLDEVSILLLLTAKNGNLLYDISKWGEDVGVASKATFSRTKTDLEDAGLLDTEKVPIDVGRPRLRLKLGDNRLQGRDAVDLVETAADILN comes from the coding sequence ATGGAAACAGCACAGCTTGAGTCGGGGGTCGTCGGTGTCGTCGAAACCGCTTTCACTGATGGGACAGACAGTCTCGTCGTCGTTGACCCATCGGAGGAGACGCTTGCCGCGCTCGTGTCGGCATCGTTCGACCGAACACTACCGACGCTGCTCGTACTGGCCGAAGAACGCACGCTCAAGGACGCAATGGGGGATTTTGTCGTCGCTTCGAAGGCCGCTGCACTCGTCGAGGAGGGGGACCTATCGCTACGTGTGCTTTCGGAGCCGGCCGACAACTCCGTGTTCGCCGCCGAGGACCAAATTGTCGCGCCGGTCCCGACGGGTGACGGAGTCGCAGCGCTCAGCACCGACGATGGGGTCGTCGTCGACGACGTCTATGAGAGCTACCACGACCGGTTTGAGACGGCGCTCGATTACGACCTTCGGACACCGTCGATAACTCGTGTCCGGGAAACGCTGGAGGAGGCACTCGACGAACAGACCAGAGCGGACTTCGACGCGGTGCTTGAGGCCGTTCCCGAGGTTCGGAGCCGAGGCGACAGCCTCGATGAGGTTTCGATTCTCCTCTTGCTCACCGCCAAGAACGGCAATCTGCTGTACGATATCTCCAAGTGGGGCGAGGATGTCGGCGTCGCCTCGAAGGCGACCTTCTCGCGGACGAAGACCGACCTCGAGGACGCCGGTCTGCTCGATACGGAGAAGGTCCCGATCGATGTCGGCCGTCCACGGCTGCGGCTCAAACTCGGCGACAACCGGCTTCAAGGCCGGGACGCCGTCGACCTCGTCGAGACCGCGGCTGACATCCTCAACTAG
- the aglG gene encoding glucosyl-dolichyl phosphate glucuronosyltransferase, whose amino-acid sequence MDVSVVVCVYSMDRFESFVEAVESVLAQTYDPIEAILVVDGNQAVYERVADRFGDRDDVVVHCNEENRGVSVSRTHGAELASGDVVAFIDDDAVAEPDWIEHLVEAYEKHDAVAVGGRMTGEWLAGRPSFLPDEFDWLVGVTHRGFADGRTEVRNTFESNISFRREVFLDLGGFDPELGPTGEEYRHSEGAEIGARLEAEYDRGVMYIPEAIVRHKVFEHRTRLSWLCRRAFEQGVSKRAMKRRTDGSSAEEFGFLRSLFLEHLPRRLRELIDEPSVAGVAQIVMLFVFTGLVGVGYLFESAWGIVSR is encoded by the coding sequence ATGGATGTATCGGTAGTCGTCTGTGTCTATTCGATGGATCGCTTCGAGTCGTTCGTCGAGGCGGTCGAAAGCGTCCTCGCACAGACGTACGATCCGATCGAGGCGATACTGGTCGTCGACGGCAACCAGGCGGTGTACGAACGCGTCGCAGACCGGTTCGGCGATCGGGACGACGTGGTGGTCCACTGCAACGAGGAAAACAGGGGTGTGTCAGTGAGTCGGACCCATGGAGCAGAGTTGGCGAGCGGGGACGTTGTCGCGTTCATCGACGACGATGCGGTGGCCGAACCAGACTGGATCGAACACCTCGTTGAGGCCTATGAGAAGCACGACGCGGTCGCGGTCGGTGGACGCATGACCGGAGAGTGGCTCGCCGGCCGACCGTCGTTCCTGCCCGACGAGTTCGACTGGCTGGTCGGCGTCACCCATCGCGGATTCGCCGACGGGAGAACCGAGGTTCGAAACACGTTCGAGTCGAACATCTCGTTTCGGCGGGAGGTGTTTTTGGATCTCGGCGGGTTCGATCCCGAACTGGGGCCGACCGGGGAGGAGTACCGGCACTCCGAAGGTGCCGAGATCGGGGCTCGGCTCGAAGCAGAATACGATCGCGGCGTCATGTACATTCCGGAGGCCATCGTGCGCCACAAGGTGTTCGAACACCGGACGCGGCTGTCGTGGCTTTGTCGTCGGGCGTTCGAACAGGGCGTCTCGAAGCGGGCGATGAAACGCCGGACCGATGGCTCCTCGGCCGAAGAGTTCGGGTTCCTCCGATCGCTGTTCCTCGAGCATCTCCCCCGCCGGCTCCGAGAGCTGATCGACGAGCCGTCCGTGGCGGGAGTCGCCCAGATCGTGATGCTATTCGTCTTCACTGGTCTGGTTGGAGTCGGGTACCTCTTCGAGAGCGCTTGGGGGATCGTCAGTCGATAG
- a CDS encoding metallophosphoesterase family protein → MPIECPYCSEYFDSKESFAVHLVEEHEWEQLSRIDKKRVRTFCPEKTPDRGPLSRLSLRIKNSSAGRRVSSTDVRNRITRRGLLRAGAVSTVGLGGIYGLNWYLQQEPTLLQENPDLIETRQRGIDGSIINGTAFNSIYDRQSVSMADVKYRFVVVSDSHWGHNYQGDYGPQGWVEAIERAKDEIEAVHDEREIDLLFHNGDIIHNDPEDHFTVIEEFFSELPDPIEWYPVMGNHDLLPGEEWEAVYDIPKDYTVELGEYVFIICDTAEPGDPGGRPGADVDFLRSQIDAFADKAGVFVLMHIPQTSAEGGSGDPDAVRAQLARDPVTATFFAHRHGKNEVQQLNSNNDRTVCYCPLIGDERPHVQRGFRVVDVIETTE, encoded by the coding sequence ATGCCAATTGAATGTCCATATTGTTCAGAATATTTTGATTCGAAAGAGTCCTTTGCTGTCCATCTCGTTGAAGAACACGAGTGGGAGCAACTGAGTCGAATTGATAAAAAACGGGTCAGAACGTTCTGTCCGGAAAAAACCCCAGATCGGGGCCCATTGTCGCGTCTGTCGCTCCGTATCAAAAACTCATCCGCTGGTCGGAGGGTTAGTTCAACTGACGTTCGAAACCGCATCACTCGGCGTGGTCTGTTGCGTGCCGGTGCCGTATCGACGGTTGGTCTCGGCGGCATATACGGCCTCAACTGGTACCTACAGCAAGAGCCGACACTATTACAGGAAAACCCAGATCTCATCGAGACCCGGCAACGTGGAATCGACGGCTCAATTATCAACGGAACCGCGTTCAACTCGATTTACGATCGACAGTCTGTTTCGATGGCGGACGTCAAATATCGGTTTGTCGTCGTATCAGATAGCCACTGGGGACACAATTACCAGGGAGACTACGGCCCACAGGGCTGGGTTGAGGCCATTGAGCGGGCCAAAGACGAGATAGAAGCGGTCCATGACGAACGCGAAATCGATCTGTTGTTCCACAACGGCGATATCATTCATAACGACCCAGAAGATCATTTCACAGTTATTGAAGAGTTCTTTTCGGAGCTTCCGGATCCGATTGAGTGGTATCCCGTTATGGGCAACCATGATCTCCTCCCTGGCGAAGAGTGGGAAGCAGTCTATGACATCCCCAAAGATTACACCGTCGAACTGGGCGAGTATGTGTTTATTATTTGCGACACGGCTGAACCCGGCGATCCAGGCGGGCGTCCTGGAGCCGACGTGGATTTCCTTCGATCACAGATCGACGCGTTCGCTGACAAGGCTGGCGTCTTCGTCCTGATGCATATCCCACAAACCTCTGCCGAGGGCGGTTCTGGTGATCCGGATGCGGTCCGCGCACAGTTGGCTCGGGATCCAGTTACCGCGACGTTTTTTGCGCACCGACACGGTAAGAACGAGGTACAACAACTCAATAGCAACAACGACCGCACTGTTTGCTACTGTCCATTGATAGGAGACGAACGGCCACACGTACAGCGCGGGTTCCGTGTCGTGGATGTCATCGAAACGACGGAGTAG
- a CDS encoding 3-hydroxyacyl-CoA dehydrogenase family protein has protein sequence MLTTDSLDRVGVVGAGTMGSGIAQVAAAAGYDVVMRDIEQEYVDSGFETIADSLDRKVKSGDYTEKEAEAIRDRIEGTTALGDLADCGLVIEAAVEDIDVKKDVFADLDGLVDDAVLATNTSTLSITTIASATTSPERVVGLHFMNPVPVMKGVEIVVGEKTRPGIVDFAHEFAAELGKETWESDDKPGFVTNRILMPWLNEGIRAFDEGVASKEDIDAGMKLGTNVPMGPLELADHIGLDVCLHASETLYEELGDRYKPAYLLKRKVEAGDLGKKTGEGFYDYD, from the coding sequence ATGCTCACCACTGATTCGCTTGACCGCGTCGGCGTCGTCGGTGCAGGAACGATGGGCAGCGGTATCGCACAGGTCGCGGCGGCGGCGGGCTACGATGTCGTGATGCGCGATATCGAACAGGAGTACGTCGACAGCGGCTTCGAGACGATAGCAGACAGCCTCGACCGGAAGGTAAAGAGCGGCGACTACACGGAGAAAGAAGCCGAGGCGATACGCGACCGTATCGAAGGAACCACCGCGCTTGGCGATCTGGCTGATTGTGGCCTCGTCATTGAGGCGGCCGTCGAAGACATCGATGTCAAAAAAGATGTTTTCGCCGACCTCGACGGGCTCGTTGACGACGCTGTCCTCGCGACCAACACGAGCACGCTGTCGATTACCACCATCGCCAGCGCGACGACCAGCCCCGAGCGGGTCGTCGGTCTCCACTTCATGAATCCGGTGCCGGTGATGAAGGGCGTCGAAATCGTCGTTGGCGAGAAGACGAGGCCCGGCATCGTCGACTTCGCCCACGAGTTTGCCGCAGAACTCGGCAAGGAGACGTGGGAGTCAGACGATAAGCCGGGCTTTGTCACCAACCGAATTTTGATGCCGTGGCTCAACGAGGGGATTCGAGCCTTTGACGAAGGCGTCGCCTCCAAGGAAGACATCGATGCGGGCATGAAACTCGGCACGAACGTTCCGATGGGACCGCTTGAGCTCGCAGACCACATCGGCCTCGATGTCTGTCTGCACGCCTCCGAGACGCTCTATGAGGAACTTGGCGACCGGTACAAGCCGGCCTACCTGCTCAAGCGGAAAGTCGAAGCCGGTGACCTCGGCAAAAAGACCGGGGAAGGGTTCTACGACTACGATTGA
- a CDS encoding CDP-glycerol glycerophosphotransferase family protein, with amino-acid sequence MILFSALTIAIVSVASTIASVRNAFAPIRKVLALLATPIVFLVSYLVPRDDSLWLFMAGQGDRFADNSKYLFLYCDCQPDVRNVWIGTDERIVAELREHGYEAYTRHSLAGRWRLLRAGYWFETHGPIAPAYAGRARLIHLTHGNYLKVMLEDHTRDWPWIVQVLVEFFFERRRRYVVTGSGPPLKNMQSMRGAPADRALMTGLPRNDALFDAFQDEELGLEESALAAVRDRAAEGPVLLYAPTYREGYGERNGVPLSELDLGLERLDSVLRSHDATLYISHHPATTFDRDLEGLDRVTVLESGGDLYPFLRECDVLVTDYSGIFYDFLLLDRPMVFFAPDLEVYLEDRDLYFDYEDHVPGTIATTPEAFVESVRAILEGADEHGDDRAAVREAFYDDPDGEACERVYHTVRDEA; translated from the coding sequence ATGATACTGTTTTCAGCGCTCACGATCGCGATCGTCTCGGTCGCGAGCACGATCGCCTCGGTTCGGAACGCCTTCGCACCGATCCGGAAGGTCCTCGCGCTGCTCGCCACACCGATCGTCTTCCTAGTGTCGTATCTTGTCCCGCGGGACGACTCGCTGTGGCTGTTCATGGCCGGCCAGGGAGATCGGTTCGCGGACAACTCGAAGTATCTGTTTCTCTACTGTGACTGCCAGCCAGACGTCCGGAACGTCTGGATCGGCACCGACGAGCGGATCGTCGCGGAGTTGCGCGAGCACGGCTACGAGGCGTATACGAGACACAGTCTCGCCGGGCGGTGGCGGCTGCTACGGGCGGGCTACTGGTTCGAGACCCACGGCCCAATCGCGCCGGCGTACGCGGGTCGGGCGCGGCTAATACACCTGACCCACGGCAACTACCTCAAAGTGATGCTGGAGGACCACACCAGGGACTGGCCCTGGATCGTCCAGGTGCTCGTCGAGTTCTTCTTCGAGCGTCGCCGCCGGTACGTCGTCACGGGCAGCGGGCCGCCCCTGAAGAATATGCAGAGCATGCGCGGTGCGCCCGCAGATCGAGCCCTCATGACGGGGCTGCCCCGGAACGACGCGCTGTTCGACGCGTTCCAAGACGAGGAATTGGGGCTGGAGGAGTCCGCACTAGCGGCGGTCCGCGATCGGGCCGCCGAGGGGCCGGTGCTGCTGTACGCCCCGACGTATCGCGAGGGGTACGGCGAGCGGAACGGCGTCCCACTGTCGGAGCTCGATCTCGGACTGGAGCGGCTCGATTCGGTGCTCCGGTCCCACGACGCGACGCTGTATATCTCCCATCACCCGGCGACGACGTTCGATCGGGATCTCGAAGGGCTCGATCGAGTGACTGTCCTCGAATCGGGCGGGGATCTCTATCCGTTCCTGCGGGAGTGTGACGTGCTCGTGACCGACTACTCGGGCATCTTTTACGACTTCCTGCTGCTCGATCGGCCGATGGTCTTCTTCGCCCCGGACCTGGAGGTGTATCTCGAGGATCGAGATCTGTATTTCGACTACGAGGACCACGTGCCGGGGACGATCGCGACGACGCCCGAGGCCTTTGTCGAGTCCGTGCGGGCGATCCTGGAGGGGGCCGACGAGCACGGTGACGATCGGGCCGCTGTGCGGGAGGCGTTCTACGACGATCCGGACGGCGAGGCCTGCGAGCGTGTCTATCATACTGTCAGGGACGAGGCGTGA
- a CDS encoding PAS domain-containing protein — protein MGTTDVPLPAGTRVAETPSEAVSVLTGGEAVRCVVCSVGSGPTEWAAEAVERVRNADATVPILVVSEATDGDLAIDVGRAGADEYVSQERLETDGETVADRVRAVSEGDARPANIELREQAVALERLAGIIADRSRSFEEKVGDVLELGCERLGLGIGYLSEIDGDRFSFTQSRGLEALLEAAGTDHLLSESVPLETTYCRRVVDSGDVSGFAVGVEGTPWEDTLIRDDIDFGTYLGGPVVVDGDIEGTLCFADGEPRSTEFSDAEQTFVEVAVEWVSQEFERRTYWNELQETTTRLERTFDRISDAVFALDENWSFTYLNGQAETLLDREADELVGKNVWEEFSEALGQQYEHEYRRAMETQEPVTFEDYYEPLDLWTEVNAYPSEDGLSVFFRDITKQKRREQVLRGLLETSRALFRTESQEAIAETVVDATEDILDIDISGVHLYDDGTGTLQSAAASTAVFELVGEPPTYEVGEGLIGSVFESGEPKTYDDIERIDAYDYGSVRSAIAVPMGDHGVLSVGSETPGAFDGSDESVVELLATTAAAALDRAARLSTLKTYETVLESTEDMIYLADADGRITYLTAPLAEWLGYDREDLVGESVTSVFPDAKPTGEAATDGQRTIEATAHTAGGDPRLAEVTVAPLENGGVVASVDDIRELAATKAELSTERDRFAELFERIPDPVVEATIDDEEVRIEGVNSAFESVFGYESSSVVGQKAGDVIVPESRAETADELREMLKSDGVATREIRRRTVSGPRQFLFRGFVYQTGETDHVFGIYTDITEQNERERYLRVTNRILRHNLRNDLNVVRGFAELLAAELDDPEHVDYAERIFETADELVSLAADANELRNVVGRNVGPGLEEAALAPFVERVSEQLKARYPSATIDRSVPPAETAVVDSRFETVLEHVIENAIVHNGDEPSVRVTVGETDDTAVTELWIDDDGPGIPETARKIITGEREITQLEHTTGIGLWVARWVIEAYGGELDFGTSDLGGTRVVLRLPSNARED, from the coding sequence GTGGGAACCACCGATGTGCCACTCCCGGCAGGCACGCGGGTCGCTGAGACGCCGAGCGAGGCCGTCTCGGTCCTTACTGGGGGCGAAGCCGTGCGGTGTGTCGTCTGTTCGGTCGGCAGCGGTCCGACAGAGTGGGCCGCCGAGGCCGTCGAGCGAGTCCGAAACGCGGACGCGACGGTGCCGATACTCGTTGTCAGCGAGGCAACTGACGGCGACCTCGCTATCGATGTCGGCCGCGCGGGCGCAGACGAGTATGTCTCCCAAGAGCGGCTCGAAACGGACGGCGAGACGGTCGCTGACCGTGTCAGGGCGGTATCCGAAGGCGACGCGCGGCCAGCCAACATCGAACTCCGCGAGCAGGCGGTGGCACTCGAACGACTCGCGGGAATCATTGCCGACCGGTCTCGGAGTTTCGAGGAGAAGGTCGGCGATGTGCTTGAACTCGGCTGTGAACGGCTGGGGCTCGGTATTGGCTACCTCTCCGAAATCGACGGGGACCGGTTTTCGTTCACACAGAGCCGTGGACTGGAGGCGCTGCTCGAAGCCGCCGGAACCGACCATCTGCTCTCGGAGTCGGTGCCGTTGGAGACGACCTACTGTCGCCGGGTCGTCGACAGCGGGGACGTCTCAGGCTTCGCCGTCGGTGTCGAGGGGACACCGTGGGAAGACACACTCATCCGAGACGACATTGATTTCGGAACGTACCTCGGCGGGCCGGTCGTTGTCGATGGCGATATCGAGGGAACGCTCTGTTTCGCCGACGGGGAGCCACGTAGCACGGAATTTTCTGACGCCGAACAGACGTTTGTCGAAGTGGCCGTCGAGTGGGTGAGCCAGGAGTTCGAGCGTCGGACCTACTGGAACGAGCTACAGGAGACGACAACGCGGTTAGAGCGGACCTTCGACCGTATCAGCGACGCCGTCTTTGCGCTCGACGAGAACTGGAGCTTCACGTATCTCAATGGACAGGCGGAGACGCTGCTCGACCGCGAGGCCGACGAGCTTGTCGGCAAGAACGTCTGGGAGGAGTTTTCCGAGGCGCTCGGCCAACAATACGAGCACGAATACCGTCGGGCGATGGAGACACAGGAACCGGTCACTTTCGAGGATTACTACGAGCCGCTGGACCTGTGGACGGAGGTCAACGCATACCCCTCCGAGGACGGCCTCTCCGTGTTCTTCCGGGATATCACGAAACAGAAGCGCCGCGAACAGGTTCTTCGAGGGCTCTTGGAGACGAGCCGAGCGCTCTTTCGCACCGAGTCACAGGAAGCTATCGCCGAAACGGTCGTCGACGCCACCGAAGACATCCTCGATATCGACATCAGCGGCGTCCACCTCTATGATGATGGGACAGGGACACTCCAATCGGCGGCAGCGTCAACGGCCGTCTTCGAGCTGGTCGGCGAACCGCCGACGTACGAGGTCGGTGAAGGGCTCATCGGGTCGGTGTTTGAGAGCGGGGAGCCGAAGACCTACGACGACATCGAGCGCATCGACGCCTACGATTATGGGTCGGTCCGGTCTGCCATCGCAGTTCCGATGGGCGACCACGGCGTTCTCAGCGTTGGCTCCGAGACGCCCGGGGCGTTCGACGGCTCGGATGAATCCGTCGTAGAGCTGTTGGCGACAACCGCAGCGGCCGCTCTCGACCGGGCAGCGCGGCTGTCGACGCTGAAAACATACGAGACGGTGTTGGAAAGTACCGAGGACATGATATACCTCGCCGACGCCGACGGGAGGATTACGTACCTCACGGCGCCGCTGGCCGAGTGGCTCGGCTATGACCGTGAGGACTTGGTCGGTGAGTCGGTTACGTCGGTGTTCCCTGACGCCAAGCCAACCGGAGAGGCGGCGACAGACGGACAACGAACAATCGAGGCGACCGCACACACCGCAGGGGGCGACCCTCGGCTTGCGGAAGTGACGGTCGCACCGCTTGAGAACGGCGGAGTCGTCGCCTCAGTCGACGACATTCGGGAGCTAGCCGCGACGAAGGCAGAGCTATCGACCGAGCGAGACCGGTTTGCAGAACTCTTCGAGCGGATACCCGACCCTGTCGTCGAGGCTACCATCGACGATGAAGAGGTCCGCATTGAAGGCGTCAACTCGGCGTTCGAGTCCGTCTTTGGATACGAATCGTCCTCGGTAGTGGGACAGAAGGCCGGCGACGTTATCGTCCCGGAAAGCCGCGCCGAAACCGCCGACGAGCTTCGGGAGATGCTCAAAAGCGACGGTGTTGCGACCCGAGAGATACGACGCCGAACCGTCTCCGGCCCCCGGCAGTTCCTCTTCCGTGGCTTCGTCTACCAGACCGGCGAGACCGACCACGTGTTCGGTATCTACACCGACATCACCGAACAAAACGAGCGCGAGCGGTATCTCCGTGTCACGAACCGCATCCTCAGACACAACCTCAGAAACGACCTCAACGTCGTTCGCGGCTTTGCGGAGCTGTTGGCCGCCGAGCTCGACGACCCGGAACACGTCGACTACGCGGAGCGCATCTTCGAGACGGCCGACGAGCTCGTGTCGCTTGCGGCGGACGCAAACGAGCTCCGAAACGTCGTCGGCCGGAACGTGGGCCCGGGGCTGGAGGAAGCTGCACTCGCCCCGTTCGTCGAACGCGTCAGCGAACAACTCAAGGCGCGGTATCCGTCGGCGACCATCGACCGGTCGGTTCCACCAGCGGAGACAGCCGTGGTCGACTCCCGGTTCGAGACCGTTCTCGAACACGTCATCGAGAACGCCATCGTACACAACGGCGACGAGCCGAGCGTTCGGGTGACCGTCGGAGAGACCGACGATACGGCGGTTACGGAGCTGTGGATCGACGACGACGGCCCCGGTATCCCCGAAACGGCACGGAAAATAATCACCGGCGAGCGCGAGATTACGCAGTTGGAACACACGACCGGGATCGGCCTGTGGGTCGCTAGATGGGTCATCGAGGCATACGGCGGCGAACTCGACTTCGGAACGAGCGACCTCGGCGGCACCCGGGTCGTGCTCAGGCTCCCGTCGAACGCAAGAGAGGACTAG
- a CDS encoding nitric oxide synthase oxygenase, whose translation MHEPPQEYSREERFAEAKSFIEQCYTELGRESEIDDRLAEIEAEIERRNHYEHTPEELEHGAKMAWRNSNRCIGRLFWQQLNVADERDCETAEAVHEACCRHLEKARNGGDIKPLITVFKPMVDGDRQVRIWNYELLRYAGYRTDDGIVGDPDEIELTDYCQSRGWEGDGTDFDILPHVIQMGDDEPAIFEVPDSAVGEVPLRHPDYEWFEDLGLRWYDVPVVSNMRLELGGIHYTAAPFSGWYVSTEIGARNLADEDRYDMLPTVAERLGLDTDDNRSLWKDEALVELNRAVLHSYEEAGVTIVDHHTVTDQFEQFEQNEAEADREVTGDRSWLLPPMSSATTHVFSNDYDDRIEKPNFFYQAAPEPLSERRESLGR comes from the coding sequence ATGCACGAGCCGCCGCAGGAGTACAGCCGCGAAGAACGCTTCGCGGAAGCGAAATCGTTCATCGAGCAGTGTTACACCGAACTCGGGCGGGAGTCGGAAATCGACGACCGGCTCGCCGAAATCGAGGCTGAAATCGAGCGCCGAAACCACTACGAGCATACGCCCGAGGAGCTCGAACACGGCGCGAAGATGGCCTGGCGGAACAGCAATCGTTGTATCGGTCGGCTCTTTTGGCAGCAGCTCAACGTCGCCGACGAGCGTGACTGTGAAACCGCCGAAGCGGTCCACGAAGCATGCTGTCGCCACCTCGAGAAGGCCCGCAATGGCGGCGATATCAAGCCGCTGATTACGGTCTTCAAGCCGATGGTCGATGGTGACCGACAGGTCCGCATCTGGAACTACGAACTGCTGCGGTATGCGGGCTACCGGACTGACGATGGCATCGTCGGTGACCCCGACGAAATCGAGCTGACAGACTACTGCCAGTCGAGAGGCTGGGAGGGCGATGGCACGGACTTCGACATCCTCCCGCACGTCATCCAGATGGGCGACGACGAGCCGGCCATCTTCGAGGTCCCGGACTCGGCTGTCGGCGAGGTGCCGCTTCGACACCCCGACTACGAGTGGTTCGAGGACCTCGGGCTACGGTGGTACGACGTCCCGGTCGTGTCGAACATGCGACTCGAACTCGGCGGCATCCACTACACCGCCGCGCCGTTCAGCGGTTGGTACGTGTCGACGGAAATCGGCGCACGGAACCTCGCCGACGAGGACCGCTACGACATGTTGCCCACCGTCGCCGAGCGGCTCGGCCTCGATACTGACGACAACCGCTCGCTGTGGAAAGACGAGGCGCTCGTCGAGCTGAACCGTGCTGTGCTCCATTCCTACGAGGAAGCGGGCGTCACAATCGTCGACCACCACACCGTGACCGACCAGTTCGAGCAGTTCGAACAGAACGAGGCCGAGGCCGACCGAGAGGTAACGGGCGACCGTTCGTGGCTGCTGCCGCCGATGAGTTCGGCGACGACACACGTCTTCTCCAACGACTACGATGACCGCATCGAGAAGCCGAATTTCTTCTATCAGGCCGCACCCGAACCGCTCAGCGAGCGGCGGGAATCGCTCGGCCGCTGA